In the Triticum urartu cultivar G1812 unplaced genomic scaffold, Tu2.1 TuUngrouped_contig_6432, whole genome shotgun sequence genome, one interval contains:
- the LOC125530606 gene encoding putative F-box protein At2g16220 has protein sequence MEAETEKERSLEKKAKSGLCSHPVARAEAAALFTDDLILEILSRLPARSVHRFKCVSILWRDLIADPTNRKKMPQTLAGFLYTSFNGSGYRHHFASVSSGTAPFDLSLPYLQLNKYKDMAQVDTCNGHVLYRGCTKKAAPWDWAEDDCRFVVCNPATGKWLELPLKPSAPAIRYSHTAALAFDPRVSSHFHVVHFEEDYVANYMTGVSIYSSRTGAWSRGDSGMVEKVPLYFRSKCVFVGGIMYVIGELQHINTGNEYVLVGVDVEGKEGKTLWCLKDCDSKEFVLKHTASMDRLLSMTRMKYKVVEIHPDCDTIFLVSYGGATLAAYDMRHQKVGCILNLEKSTKRFLSYVPLFSEPLADADGQ, from the coding sequence ATGGAGGCGGAGACGGAGAAGGAGAGGAGTCTCGAGAAGAAAGCCAAGTCGGGGCTGTGCAGCCATCCGGTGGCAAGGGCGGAGGCGGCCGCGCTGTTCACCGACGACCTCATCCTGGAGATCCTCTCCCGCCTCCCCGCTAGATCCGTCCACCGCTTCAAGTGTGTCTCCATACTCTGGCGCGACCTCATCGCTGACCCCACCAACCGCAAGAAGATGCCCCAGACCCTTGCCGGCTTCCTCTACACGTCCTTCAACGGCAGCGGGTATCGCCACCACTTCGCCAGCGTCTCCAGCGGCACAGCTCCGTTCGACCTTTCCCTTCCTTACCTGCAGCTTAACAAGTACAAGGACATGGCCCAGGTGGACACTTGCAATGGTCACGTTCTCTACCGCGGCTGCACCAAGAAGGCGGCCCCTTGGGATTGGGCAGAGGATGATTGCCGTTTTGTGGTGTGCAATCCCGCCACTGGTAAGTGGCTCGAGCTGCCCCTTAAGCCTTCGGCGCCGGCAATCAGATATAGCCATACTGCAGCTCTGGCTTTTGATCCGAGAGTCTCGTCGCATTTCCACGTTGTTCATTTTGAGGAGGACTATGTGGCAAATTATATGACAGGAGTGAGCATCTACTCATCGCGGACTGGAGCCTGGAGTCGCGGGGATAGTGGGATGGTTGAAAAAGTGCCGCTGTACTTCAGGAGTAAATGTGTCTTTGTCGGCGGTATCATGTATGTGATTGGCGAGCTGCAGCACATCAACACCGGCAACGAGTATGTGTTGGTGGGGGTGGACGTGGAGGGGAAAGAGGGGAAAACACTCTGGTGCCTCAAGGATTGTGATAGTAAAGAATTCGTCCTGAAGCATACTGCCAGCATGGATAGGCTTCTGAGCATGACTAGGATGAAGTACAAGGTGGTTGAGATTCATCCAGATTGCGACACCATTTTCTTGGTTTCATATGGAGGTGCTACCTTGGCTGCATACGATATGCGACATCAGAAAGTTGGTTGTATCCTTAATCTTGAGAAGAGCACAAAACGATTTCTATCCTATGTTCCTCTGTTCTCAGAGCCATTAGCAGATGCAGATGGGCAGTAG